A region from the Felis catus isolate Fca126 chromosome F1, F.catus_Fca126_mat1.0, whole genome shotgun sequence genome encodes:
- the LOC123382765 gene encoding uncharacterized protein LOC123382765, with product MSNTRMTHYQSLLLNLPWVWFYSSVALNPATLLPDPDLGAPLHDCAGSLEQVHGFWTDLTHRPLPDAQAPWLTDGSSFVRAGHRYAGAAVVTEMDTVWVEALPSGTSAQRAELIALTKALMLGAGKWLNIYTDSCYVFATAHIHGAIYQERGLLTAEGWTIKNKQEILDLLTASWLPAKLAIIHCQGHQKADNPVARGNQKADQAAKAVALTPVPTMTIQLPDPGDPVLPDQPKYSQEELQRIKKLPMAQEIKGWSYTPNKELVLPDQLGVSVLEHMHQSTHMGARKLKDLI from the coding sequence atgagcaacacacgtatgactcattaccagagcctcctactcaaccTTCCGTGGGTGTGGTTCTACTCCAGTGTGgccctcaatcctgcaaccctgctgcccgATCCTGACCTAGGTGCTCCACTACATGACTGTGCAGGAAGCCTggaacaagtacatggattcTGGACGGACCTGACCCACCGGCCCCTCCCTGATGCCCAGGCTCCTTGGTTGACTGATGGTAGCAGCTTTGTACGAGCCGGACACAGGTATGCAGGTGCAGCGGTGGTCACCGAAATGGACACCGTATGGGTGGAGGCTCTACCCTCTGGAACGTCAGCCCAGCGAGCAGAGCTCATAGCCCTCACCAAGGCGCTGATGCTGGGAGCTGGAAAATGGCTTAACATCTACACAGACAGCTGTTATGTGTTTGCCACAGCTCATATTCATGGGGCAATTTATCAGGAGAGGGGGTTACTGACGGCAGAAGGAtggactataaaaaataaacaagagataCTTGACCTGCTTACGGCCTCATGGCTTCCTGCCAAGCTAGCCATTATCCACTGCCAAGGGCACCAAAAAGCTGATAACCCAGTAGCTAGAGGTAATCAAAAGGCTGACCAGGCAGCCAAGGCAGTAGCCCTTACTCCAGTCCCCACCATGACCATACAACTACCAGACccgggagacccagttttaccagaccagcccaaatactcccaggaggagttacagcggatcaagaaactccccatggcccaggagataaagggatggtcgtatacacctaacaaggagctTGTGCTGCCAGACCAGCTCGGAGTCTCAGTATTAGAGCACATGCATCAgtctactcacatgggggcccgaaaattaaaagacttaatctgA